The following coding sequences lie in one Borrelia turcica IST7 genomic window:
- a CDS encoding tyrosine-type recombinase/integrase — protein MTLYLVGFIHVLAITGCRGCEIQGVRLADISREENHNSSGEVFYNMQVNVAKKRDKTHIRDVVISEGEFMAIMDAHRQYFAKKGCDAKRKYLFCKTKHKFRDNKIDILTISRKFKALLKANGFNSRKSLHICRNMFVASLKSKGYNSFSIKEIMKYASTSEIDNVYGLSPACKIQSDKDIRSSIPL, from the coding sequence GTGACCCTATATCTGGTTGGTTTTATACATGTACTGGCAATAACAGGCTGTAGGGGCTGTGAAATACAGGGCGTACGGCTGGCTGATATTTCTCGTGAAGAGAATCACAATAGTAGTGGTGAAGTGTTTTACAATATGCAAGTTAATGTAGCTAAGAAAAGAGACAAGACTCATATTAGGGATGTTGTTATAAGTGAAGGCGAGTTTATGGCTATAATGGACGCACACAGACAATATTTTGCTAAAAAGGGTTGTGACGCTAAGCGCAAATATCTTTTTTGCAAAACTAAACATAAATTTAGGGATAATAAAATTGATATTTTAACTATATCTCGTAAATTTAAAGCTCTTCTTAAAGCCAATGGGTTTAATTCAAGAAAATCACTTCATATTTGCCGTAATATGTTTGTAGCCTCACTTAAGAGTAAGGGATACAATTCTTTTAGCATTAAAGAGATTATGAAATACGCGTCTACTTCTGAGATTGATAATGTTTATGGACTATCTCCTGCTTGTAAAATACAAAGTGATAAAGATATTAGAAGTAGTATTCCTTTATAA
- a CDS encoding DUF603 domain-containing protein, with product MQTSSRSNKSFIDYIPYFREGKLKDTEIAILMSVSHVNVWKMRRKWEQVKDSPEYSSSSGVSSSSEDEFASLIAKNIKAESLSSNTRFELEHEINLIGIDFIKSFRKYFCLEFSKYYEEASRLEDDILSIKVNLKSSKLKRGDIFESLNQELEEKINALSSLKKQITLKEMSLLYDALLKLNSIANLGRKERKGTT from the coding sequence ATGCAGACCAGTAGTAGAAGTAATAAATCTTTTATTGATTATATCCCTTATTTTAGAGAAGGTAAGCTAAAAGATACAGAGATAGCCATTTTAATGAGTGTGTCTCATGTTAATGTATGGAAAATGAGGCGTAAGTGGGAACAGGTTAAGGATAGCCCTGAGTATAGCAGTAGTAGTGGCGTTAGTAGTTCAAGTGAAGACGAGTTTGCTAGTCTTATTGCAAAAAACATTAAGGCTGAGTCTTTGTCTAGTAACACTAGATTTGAATTAGAGCATGAAATTAATTTAATTGGCATTGATTTTATTAAGTCTTTTAGGAAATATTTTTGTTTAGAATTTAGCAAATATTATGAGGAGGCTAGCAGACTTGAAGATGATATTTTATCTATTAAGGTCAATCTTAAGAGTAGTAAGTTGAAGCGGGGTGATATTTTTGAGTCTCTAAATCAAGAGTTAGAGGAGAAGATAAACGCACTTTCTTCACTAAAAAAACAAATAACACTAAAGGAAATGTCACTGCTCTATGATGCACTCCTTAAGCTAAATTCTATAGCTAATTTAGGAAGAAAAGAGCGTAAAGGGACTACTTAA
- the bdr gene encoding Bdr family repetitive protein gives MQHIHITEQMVIDEFVKIGFNETIDSDIANRYYHNEISYKALQLIKMELKGDIADVKNELKGDIVAVKNELKGDIVAVKNELKDVKNEIKCDIALLNVKIDNLEKNNRWFFGLSFAIWLTTIGGFIALFLK, from the coding sequence ATGCAACACATACATATAACAGAGCAAATGGTAATAGATGAATTTGTTAAGATTGGGTTTAATGAGACAATTGATAGTGATATTGCAAATAGATATTATCATAATGAGATTAGTTATAAAGCCCTCCAGCTTATTAAAATGGAGCTTAAAGGAGATATTGCTGATGTTAAGAATGAGCTTAAAGGAGATATTGTTGCTGTTAAGAATGAGCTTAAAGGAGATATTGTTGCTGTTAAAAATGAGCTTAAAGATGTTAAAAATGAAATTAAATGCGATATTGCTTTACTTAATGTTAAGATTGATAATTTAGAAAAGAATAATAGATGGTTTTTTGGCTTATCATTTGCCATATGGTTAACCACTATAGGTGGTTTTATTGCCCTCTTTTTAAAATAA